The Microbacterium limosum genome contains a region encoding:
- a CDS encoding GIY-YIG nuclease family protein: MGDAPDADLERPRVDVLYYLRYADRIKIGTSGDPRRRLAAIRHDELLAFERGGRELERARHAQFATSRLGGEWFADDVALMRHVRALESADPWRSYDRWVAASLVALC; this comes from the coding sequence GTGGGAGACGCTCCGGATGCCGACCTCGAGCGCCCGCGCGTCGATGTCCTGTACTACCTGCGCTACGCCGACCGGATCAAGATCGGCACGTCGGGCGACCCGCGTCGGCGCCTCGCCGCGATCCGCCACGACGAACTGCTCGCGTTCGAGCGGGGCGGCCGCGAGCTCGAGCGTGCGCGCCATGCGCAGTTCGCGACTTCCCGGCTCGGCGGGGAGTGGTTCGCGGACGACGTCGCGCTCATGAGGCACGTCCGCGCGCTCGAGAGCGCCGACCCCTGGCGCTCCTACGATCGCTGGGTCGCGGCATCCCTCGTCGCTCTCTGCTGA
- a CDS encoding 3'-5' exonuclease, which translates to MSLDFTAIDFETANSSTASACAVGMVRVRGGRVVARAGWLIQPPPGHDAFAPVNIGIHGIRAEDVVGAKGWSAQLDDLCAFAGADVLVAHNAGFDMNVIRRACEATGDACPPYRYLCSLQLARRSYELDSYRLPRVAAAAGFADFAHHDARADAEACAHIVVDAARRHGARDVPTLVAVAGVRISALAAAAAARVA; encoded by the coding sequence GTGTCCCTGGATTTCACCGCGATCGACTTCGAGACGGCGAATTCCAGCACCGCGTCGGCCTGCGCCGTCGGGATGGTGCGCGTCCGGGGAGGGCGCGTCGTCGCCCGCGCGGGATGGCTCATCCAGCCGCCGCCCGGCCACGACGCGTTCGCCCCCGTCAACATCGGCATCCACGGCATCCGGGCCGAGGACGTCGTCGGGGCGAAGGGGTGGAGCGCCCAGCTGGACGACCTCTGCGCCTTCGCGGGCGCCGACGTGCTCGTGGCCCACAACGCCGGCTTCGACATGAACGTCATCCGACGGGCCTGCGAGGCCACCGGCGACGCGTGCCCGCCCTATCGCTACCTGTGCTCCCTGCAGCTGGCGCGCCGCTCCTACGAGCTGGACTCCTACCGCCTCCCCCGCGTCGCGGCGGCCGCGGGCTTCGCCGATTTCGCCCACCACGACGCGCGGGCCGACGCGGAGGCGTGCGCGCACATCGTCGTGGATGCCGCGCGTCGGCACGGCGCGCGGGACGTGCCGACGCTGGTCGCCGTCGCGGGCGTGCGGATCTCCGCGCTCGCCGCCGCCGCGGCCGCACGGGTGGCCTGA
- a CDS encoding MMPL family transporter — MVKSISRPPRLLRIGLPVLLILVWLVGGSIGGPYFGKVDEVSTNDQSSFLPASADATAVQERLPGFLGADSVPALVVVTGEGELTSEQTADVAALAEDLARVDGVTGDASPPVPSEDGQALQIFVPIDADAELRESVTELRDLVAGLPAPLDGWVTGPAGFTADLTEGFLGIDGLLLAVALGAVFVILVVVYRSPLLPLLVLASSVFALCVALLTVWWLAFAGIFVLNGQVQGILFILVIGAATDYALLYVARFREALAGGQPRWDAAVTAWRGAFEPILASGGTVIAGLLCLLLSDLASNKALGPIASIGIAFAMLSALTFLPALLAVFGRAAFWPFVPKPGTIAGDPVAGRGVWPATARFVARRARSIWIVCTVGLLAATVGVLQLEADGVASSDLVLGYSQARDGQEVLSEHFPGGSGSPAYVVVPEGDVAAAVDVVEGVDGADDVAIASGDSPTGQAAVTVRDGEAVFTAVGPPGTPEPAPTVSDGDVLLQVTLSDAADSLAAEAAVEDLRTAFDAELGEGVAQVGGVTAVALDTNATSIRDRTLIIPVVLVVILVILMLLLRSVLAPVLLVATVIVSFGAALGVSALVFEHVFGFPGADPAVPLYGFVFLVALGIDYNIFLMTRVREESLRHGTRPGILRGLVATGGVITSAGLVLAATFAALGVIPILFLAQIAFIVAFGVLLDTFIVRSLLVPALAHDIGRAIWWPSRLARREVDEAAARPRTGDSLETGRSRL; from the coding sequence ATCGTGAAATCCATCTCCCGGCCGCCCCGGCTTCTGCGCATCGGCCTACCCGTGCTGCTGATCCTCGTCTGGCTCGTCGGCGGCTCCATCGGCGGGCCCTACTTCGGCAAGGTCGACGAGGTCTCCACCAACGACCAGTCGTCGTTCCTGCCCGCGAGCGCCGATGCGACGGCCGTCCAGGAGCGGCTGCCGGGGTTCCTCGGCGCGGATTCGGTGCCCGCGCTCGTCGTCGTGACGGGGGAGGGCGAGCTGACCTCCGAGCAGACGGCCGATGTCGCCGCGCTCGCCGAGGACCTCGCCCGGGTCGACGGCGTGACGGGGGATGCCTCCCCGCCCGTCCCGTCGGAGGACGGCCAGGCGCTGCAGATATTCGTGCCGATCGATGCGGACGCCGAACTGCGCGAGAGCGTGACGGAGCTGCGCGACCTCGTTGCCGGCCTGCCCGCACCGCTGGATGGATGGGTGACGGGACCCGCGGGCTTCACGGCCGATCTGACCGAGGGATTCCTCGGCATCGACGGGCTTCTGCTGGCGGTCGCTCTCGGCGCCGTCTTCGTCATCCTCGTCGTCGTCTACCGTTCGCCGCTGCTCCCCCTGCTCGTGCTCGCCTCCTCGGTCTTCGCGCTGTGCGTGGCCCTGCTGACGGTGTGGTGGCTCGCCTTCGCGGGGATCTTCGTGCTCAACGGCCAGGTGCAGGGCATCCTGTTCATCCTCGTCATCGGTGCGGCGACCGACTACGCCCTGCTCTACGTGGCACGGTTCCGCGAGGCGCTCGCCGGCGGCCAGCCGCGGTGGGATGCCGCGGTGACCGCCTGGCGAGGAGCATTCGAGCCGATCCTCGCCTCCGGCGGCACCGTCATCGCGGGCCTGCTCTGCCTCCTGCTCTCGGATCTCGCCAGCAACAAGGCGCTCGGCCCGATCGCCTCCATCGGGATCGCCTTCGCGATGCTCTCCGCCCTGACCTTCCTGCCCGCGCTGCTGGCGGTGTTCGGCCGGGCGGCCTTCTGGCCGTTCGTGCCCAAGCCCGGGACGATCGCCGGCGACCCGGTCGCGGGCCGGGGCGTCTGGCCCGCGACGGCACGCTTCGTCGCGCGCCGTGCCCGCAGCATCTGGATCGTGTGCACGGTGGGCCTGCTCGCCGCGACGGTCGGCGTGCTGCAGCTGGAGGCCGACGGGGTCGCCTCCAGCGACCTCGTGCTGGGGTACTCCCAGGCCAGGGACGGCCAGGAGGTCCTCTCCGAGCACTTCCCGGGCGGATCGGGCAGCCCCGCCTACGTCGTCGTTCCCGAGGGCGACGTCGCCGCGGCGGTCGACGTCGTGGAGGGAGTCGACGGCGCCGACGACGTCGCTATCGCGTCGGGGGACTCGCCGACCGGGCAGGCGGCGGTCACGGTGCGGGACGGCGAGGCCGTCTTCACGGCGGTCGGGCCGCCCGGCACTCCGGAGCCCGCGCCGACTGTCTCCGACGGGGACGTGCTGCTGCAGGTCACTCTCTCGGATGCGGCCGACTCCCTCGCCGCCGAGGCGGCGGTGGAGGATCTGCGCACCGCGTTCGACGCGGAGCTGGGGGAGGGTGTGGCGCAGGTCGGCGGCGTGACCGCGGTCGCGCTCGACACCAATGCGACATCCATCCGCGACCGCACCCTGATCATCCCCGTCGTCCTGGTGGTGATCCTCGTGATCCTCATGCTCCTGCTGCGATCTGTGCTGGCTCCCGTGCTGCTCGTCGCGACGGTCATCGTCTCGTTCGGGGCGGCGCTCGGGGTGAGCGCGCTCGTGTTCGAGCACGTCTTCGGGTTCCCCGGGGCAGACCCCGCGGTGCCGCTCTACGGCTTCGTGTTCCTCGTGGCGCTCGGCATCGACTACAACATCTTCCTCATGACGAGGGTGCGCGAGGAGTCGCTGCGGCACGGCACCCGCCCCGGCATCCTGCGAGGCCTGGTGGCGACCGGCGGCGTCATCACGTCGGCGGGTCTGGTCCTCGCCGCGACGTTCGCCGCTCTCGGGGTGATCCCGATCCTCTTCCTCGCCCAGATCGCGTTCATCGTGGCCTTCGGCGTGCTCCTGGACACCTTCATCGTGCGCTCGCTGCTCGTGCCGGCCCTCGCCCACGACATCGGCCGGGCGATCTGGTGGCCGAGCAGGCTCGCGCGGCGCGAGGTGGACGAGGCGGCGGCTCGCCCGAGAACAGGCGATTCGCTCGAGACAGGCCGATCCCGGCTGTGA
- a CDS encoding alpha/beta hydrolase, whose translation MTDTQIFDADGRAIPFAVEGDGPALVLIAGLGLGIDYLGALAHSVSEEDFRVIRLGTRRVPSDPSASVTMSQLAQDVVDVLDELGIADAWIGGHEFGGAVARIVALEHADRVNGVLLLGVDEPASSPGAVEAPEHLRDDAVAQMQRSARGAAQLPPLAPAIPVLVIQGTEDPVAPAANGDALQVAAPDRVSVVRVEGGGHLFPATHVGATSWAIEDYLDWD comes from the coding sequence ATGACCGACACCCAGATCTTCGACGCCGACGGCCGGGCGATCCCCTTCGCCGTCGAGGGTGACGGGCCCGCCCTGGTGCTGATCGCCGGTCTCGGCCTGGGAATCGACTATCTGGGCGCGCTCGCCCATTCGGTCTCGGAGGAGGACTTCCGCGTCATCCGGCTCGGCACCCGCCGCGTCCCCTCCGACCCGTCCGCATCCGTGACGATGAGCCAGCTGGCGCAGGACGTCGTCGACGTCCTCGACGAGCTCGGCATCGCGGACGCCTGGATCGGCGGTCACGAGTTCGGCGGCGCGGTCGCGCGCATCGTCGCCCTCGAGCATGCCGACCGCGTCAATGGAGTACTGCTGCTCGGCGTCGACGAGCCCGCCTCGTCGCCGGGGGCGGTGGAGGCTCCCGAGCACCTGCGCGACGACGCGGTCGCACAGATGCAGCGTTCCGCGCGCGGCGCGGCGCAGCTGCCCCCGCTCGCGCCCGCGATTCCGGTGCTGGTCATCCAGGGAACGGAAGACCCGGTCGCGCCGGCCGCCAACGGCGACGCGCTGCAGGTGGCGGCGCCGGACCGGGTCAGCGTCGTGCGCGTCGAGGGCGGAGGCCACCTCTTCCCGGCGACCCACGTGGGTGCCACCTCATGGGCCATCGAGGACTACCTCGACTGGGACTGA
- a CDS encoding class I SAM-dependent methyltransferase: MDDGQGLARSFGRAAAAYDTGRPGYPAAAVAWMLAPVAIDPGIRVADVGAGTGKLTRELAALGADVVAVDPDPVMLEQLRAGVPGVRTVEGTAERMPLPDASVDAVLLGQAWHWVDPDAGSAEAGRVLRPGGVLGLVWNVRDEHVPWVARLTEIVHGSNAERLIAEGGPRVADPFATLERREWTWSRRMSPATVLEMVRSRSYVITAAPDERARIEREVVAHVAAHPLRAGDGSIEMPYVTHAFRAVVGG; the protein is encoded by the coding sequence ATGGATGACGGGCAGGGGCTGGCGAGGTCGTTCGGGCGGGCCGCCGCGGCCTACGACACGGGCCGGCCGGGGTATCCCGCCGCGGCGGTGGCGTGGATGCTCGCTCCCGTGGCGATCGACCCCGGCATCCGCGTCGCCGACGTCGGAGCCGGCACGGGCAAGCTGACACGGGAGCTGGCGGCGCTCGGGGCCGACGTCGTCGCGGTCGATCCCGACCCCGTGATGCTCGAGCAGCTGCGCGCGGGAGTCCCCGGCGTGCGGACCGTCGAGGGCACGGCGGAACGGATGCCGCTGCCCGACGCATCCGTCGACGCCGTCCTGCTCGGCCAGGCATGGCACTGGGTCGACCCCGATGCCGGATCGGCCGAGGCCGGTCGCGTGCTGCGGCCCGGCGGTGTGCTCGGGCTCGTCTGGAACGTCCGAGACGAGCACGTGCCCTGGGTCGCGCGCCTCACCGAGATCGTGCACGGCAGCAACGCCGAGCGGCTGATCGCGGAGGGCGGTCCGCGGGTCGCCGACCCGTTCGCCACGCTGGAGCGACGCGAGTGGACGTGGTCGCGGCGGATGTCGCCCGCGACCGTCCTCGAGATGGTGCGCTCGCGCAGCTACGTCATCACGGCGGCGCCCGACGAGCGCGCCCGCATCGAACGAGAGGTCGTCGCCCACGTGGCCGCGCACCCGTTGCGCGCCGGCGACGGCTCGATCGAGATGCCCTACGTGACGCACGCGTTCCGGGCCGTCGTCGGCGGCTGA
- a CDS encoding helix-turn-helix domain-containing protein, translating into MATGIELSTLGHRVRHHRLGAGLTLDELGARVGVAGSQLSLIENGKREPKLSLLQAIADATETDVSDLISGEPPNRRAALEIELERAQASPVFRRLGIAPVRVTKGISDETIESLLGLHHELQRREREAIATPEEARRANTELRLRMRDRHNYLADIERLAEKQLRAAGHTSGALTHRTVSIMADKLGFELIYAGDLPSSTRSITDLENGRIYLPPASIPGGHGLRSMALQAMAHRLLGHTRPTDYADFLQQRLEINYFAACCLMPETNAVAFLQQAKKDRNLAVEDFRDAFGVTHEAAGMRMTNLVTQHLGIALHFLRVDHNGSLQRVYENDGLPLPMDVTGSVEGQIVCRKFSARSAFSQQNRTTEHYQYTDTPAGTYWCSTQTGTTPDGEFSITVGVPFDDARWFRGRESSARAVSTCPDEACCRRPAADLAHRWDGKAWPSARVHTQMFSPLPRGAFPGVDDSEVYAFLERHAEG; encoded by the coding sequence GCTGAGCCTCATCGAGAACGGCAAGCGCGAGCCGAAGCTCTCCCTGCTGCAGGCGATCGCCGACGCCACCGAGACCGACGTGTCCGATCTCATCTCGGGCGAGCCGCCGAACCGACGCGCCGCGCTGGAGATCGAGCTCGAGCGCGCCCAGGCGAGCCCGGTGTTCCGCCGGCTGGGCATCGCACCCGTCCGGGTCACCAAGGGCATCTCTGACGAGACGATCGAGTCGCTGCTGGGCCTGCACCACGAGCTCCAGCGCAGGGAGAGGGAGGCGATCGCGACCCCCGAGGAGGCGCGCCGCGCCAACACGGAGCTACGGCTGCGGATGCGCGACCGCCACAACTACCTCGCCGATATCGAGCGGCTCGCCGAGAAGCAGCTGCGCGCCGCGGGACACACGTCGGGCGCGCTCACGCACCGCACGGTGAGCATCATGGCGGACAAGCTCGGCTTCGAGCTGATCTACGCGGGCGACCTGCCCTCCTCCACGCGCTCGATCACCGACCTCGAGAACGGGCGCATCTATCTGCCCCCGGCATCCATTCCCGGCGGCCACGGCCTGCGCTCCATGGCGCTGCAGGCGATGGCGCATCGTCTGCTCGGGCACACCAGGCCCACCGACTACGCCGACTTCCTGCAGCAGCGACTCGAGATCAACTACTTCGCCGCGTGCTGCCTCATGCCCGAGACGAACGCCGTCGCGTTCCTGCAGCAGGCGAAGAAGGATCGCAACCTCGCCGTCGAGGACTTCCGCGACGCGTTCGGCGTCACCCACGAGGCCGCAGGCATGCGGATGACCAACCTCGTCACGCAGCACCTCGGCATCGCCCTGCACTTCCTGCGGGTCGATCACAACGGCTCGCTGCAGCGCGTCTACGAGAACGACGGCCTCCCCCTGCCGATGGATGTCACGGGCTCCGTCGAGGGTCAGATCGTGTGCCGCAAGTTCTCGGCGCGCAGCGCCTTCTCGCAGCAGAATCGCACGACCGAGCACTACCAGTACACGGACACGCCCGCCGGCACCTACTGGTGCTCGACGCAGACGGGCACGACCCCCGACGGAGAGTTCTCGATCACGGTCGGAGTGCCCTTCGACGATGCGCGATGGTTCCGGGGGCGGGAGAGCTCGGCGCGCGCCGTATCGACGTGCCCGGACGAGGCGTGCTGCCGCCGACCCGCGGCGGACCTCGCGCACCGGTGGGACGGCAAGGCGTGGCCGTCCGCACGGGTGCACACGCAGATGTTCTCACCCCTGCCCCGCGGGGCGTTCCCCGGGGTGGACGACTCCGAGGTGTACGCGTTCCTCGAGCGTCACGCCGAGGGCTGA
- a CDS encoding cation diffusion facilitator family transporter — MAAGHGHAGGGGHGHGPGGTAGHDHTAGASRTRLQVALALTAAVLVVEVIGAVMTRSLALFVDAAHMLTDVAGLATAVVASRLADLPTSDRLTWGWARAEVLGALAQAALLLGVGVFALVEGVRRLFSPPEVLAGPLVVFGAIGLVANVVALLVLAGGRRSNLNMRAAFLEVVNDALGSVGVIVSALCIALFGWQRADAIVGILIAGLIIPRTLVLLRAAGSVLMEQTPPGLDLAAVRSHILALPHVREVHDLHASRVASNLPVLSAHVVVDEECFTDGHTAALLNDLQECVAEHFVVSIEHSTFQFEPPSHPDEGSRHV; from the coding sequence GTGGCAGCAGGACACGGACACGCGGGAGGCGGTGGCCACGGGCACGGGCCCGGCGGCACAGCCGGGCACGACCACACCGCCGGAGCGTCGCGTACGCGCCTGCAGGTCGCCTTGGCACTCACCGCGGCGGTGCTCGTCGTCGAGGTCATCGGCGCGGTGATGACCCGTAGCCTCGCCCTCTTCGTCGATGCCGCGCACATGCTCACCGACGTCGCCGGCCTCGCGACGGCGGTCGTGGCCTCGCGTCTGGCCGATCTGCCGACCTCCGACCGTCTGACGTGGGGATGGGCTCGCGCGGAGGTGCTCGGTGCCCTCGCCCAAGCCGCCCTGCTGCTCGGAGTGGGCGTCTTCGCCCTCGTGGAAGGGGTCCGGCGGCTGTTCTCGCCCCCGGAGGTGCTCGCGGGGCCGCTCGTGGTCTTCGGAGCGATCGGCCTCGTCGCCAATGTCGTCGCCCTCCTGGTGCTCGCGGGTGGGCGACGATCGAACCTCAACATGAGGGCGGCGTTCCTCGAGGTCGTCAACGACGCGCTGGGGTCGGTGGGCGTGATCGTCTCCGCCCTGTGCATCGCACTGTTCGGCTGGCAGCGGGCGGACGCGATCGTCGGCATCCTCATCGCCGGGCTGATCATCCCCCGCACCCTCGTCCTGTTGCGCGCGGCAGGCAGCGTGCTGATGGAGCAGACTCCCCCGGGTCTCGATCTGGCGGCCGTCCGGTCCCACATCCTCGCGCTCCCGCACGTGCGGGAGGTCCACGACCTGCACGCCTCGCGCGTGGCATCGAACCTCCCCGTGCTGAGCGCGCATGTCGTCGTGGACGAGGAGTGCTTCACCGACGGCCACACGGCCGCGCTCCTGAACGACCTGCAGGAATGCGTCGCGGAGCACTTCGTCGTCTCGATCGAGCACTCCACCTTCCAGTTCGAGCCGCCCTCGCATCCAGACGAGGGCTCACGGCACGTGTGA
- a CDS encoding metalloregulator ArsR/SmtB family transcription factor — MDAAARLAVMADPTRARIVALLRGAPDGRALVGHLARDLGLRQPTISHHMRVLREAGVVEREPVGREAWYSLTPGDAEQLADIVAAPAAAPPTPPVDLDRIADDLGARYRGVLGRDTIRRHVQESHDLLSATTGVRMLASRTSAFAASRLEAALTHDAVPAACEVLFVCTQNAGRSQMAAALLRHLTGPDVVIRSAGSEPRGEIRSTIVSALDEIGVGIGGEFPKPLTDDVVRAADVVVTMGCGDACPVYPGIRYVDWDIADPAGLPLADVRRIRDEIELRVRELAADLRPA, encoded by the coding sequence ATGGATGCTGCGGCGCGACTGGCGGTGATGGCCGACCCCACCCGTGCGCGGATCGTCGCGCTCCTGCGCGGTGCGCCGGACGGGCGGGCACTCGTCGGCCACCTGGCGCGCGACCTGGGCCTTCGCCAGCCGACGATCAGCCACCACATGCGGGTCCTCCGCGAGGCGGGCGTCGTCGAGCGCGAGCCTGTGGGCCGCGAGGCGTGGTACTCCCTGACGCCCGGCGACGCCGAGCAGCTGGCCGACATCGTCGCGGCGCCGGCGGCGGCACCCCCGACGCCCCCGGTGGACCTCGACCGCATCGCCGACGACCTCGGCGCGCGCTATCGCGGCGTGCTCGGGCGCGACACGATCCGCCGCCACGTGCAGGAGAGCCACGATCTGCTCAGCGCCACGACGGGGGTGCGGATGCTCGCCTCCCGCACGAGCGCGTTCGCGGCATCCCGGCTCGAGGCCGCGCTCACCCACGACGCCGTCCCCGCCGCGTGCGAGGTGCTCTTCGTCTGTACGCAGAACGCCGGCAGGTCTCAGATGGCCGCCGCCCTGCTGCGCCACCTCACCGGGCCGGACGTCGTGATCAGGTCCGCGGGCTCCGAGCCCCGCGGCGAGATCCGGTCGACCATCGTGAGCGCGCTCGACGAGATCGGGGTCGGAATCGGCGGCGAGTTCCCCAAGCCGCTGACGGACGACGTCGTGCGCGCCGCCGACGTCGTGGTCACGATGGGATGCGGCGACGCCTGCCCCGTCTACCCGGGCATCCGCTACGTCGACTGGGATATCGCGGATCCCGCCGGGCTGCCGCTCGCGGACGTGCGACGGATCCGCGACGAGATCGAGCTCCGGGTGCGCGAGCTCGCCGCGGATCTGCGACCCGCGTGA
- the ychF gene encoding redox-regulated ATPase YchF produces the protein MALTIGIVGLPNVGKSTLFNALTKNDVLAANYPFATIEPNVGVVSLPDPRLTQLAEIFGSERILPATVSFVDIAGIVRGASEGEGLGNQFLANIREADAIAQVVRGFTDDDVVHVEGGVNPKNDLETINAELQLADLQTLERAIPRIEKEVRGKKSDPSVLEAATAARDALERGVLLSHSDLDLSPIRELGLLTAKPYIYVFNVDEAILTDAAAKASLEELVAPAKAVFLDAKIESELIDLDPEDAAELLASTGQEESGLDQLARIGFDTLGLQTYLTAGPKESRAWTIGKGWKAPQAAGVIHTDFEKGFIKAEVISFDDLIEAGSVLDARAKGKARLEGKDYVMQDGDVVEFRFNV, from the coding sequence GTGGCTCTCACTATCGGCATCGTCGGCCTGCCCAACGTCGGCAAGTCCACCCTCTTCAACGCACTGACGAAGAACGACGTGCTCGCCGCGAACTATCCGTTCGCGACGATCGAGCCGAACGTCGGGGTCGTGAGCCTGCCCGACCCGCGCCTCACGCAGCTGGCCGAGATCTTCGGCAGCGAGCGCATCCTGCCCGCGACGGTGTCGTTCGTCGACATCGCGGGCATCGTGCGCGGCGCGAGCGAGGGCGAGGGCCTGGGCAACCAGTTCCTCGCCAACATCCGCGAGGCCGACGCGATCGCGCAGGTCGTCCGCGGCTTCACTGACGACGACGTCGTGCACGTCGAGGGCGGGGTGAACCCCAAGAACGACCTCGAGACGATCAACGCCGAGCTGCAGCTGGCCGACCTGCAGACCCTCGAGCGCGCGATCCCGCGCATCGAGAAGGAGGTCAGGGGGAAGAAGAGCGATCCGAGCGTGCTCGAGGCCGCGACGGCAGCGCGGGACGCGCTGGAGCGGGGCGTGCTGCTCTCGCACTCCGACCTGGACCTCTCGCCGATCAGGGAGCTCGGGCTGCTGACCGCGAAGCCGTACATCTACGTCTTCAACGTCGACGAGGCGATCCTGACGGATGCCGCGGCGAAGGCGAGCCTGGAAGAGCTCGTCGCCCCGGCCAAGGCCGTCTTCCTCGACGCCAAGATCGAATCGGAGCTCATCGACCTCGACCCCGAGGACGCGGCGGAGCTGCTCGCCTCGACGGGGCAGGAGGAGTCCGGCCTCGACCAGCTCGCGCGCATCGGCTTCGACACGCTCGGACTGCAGACCTACCTCACGGCCGGTCCGAAGGAGTCCCGCGCCTGGACGATCGGCAAGGGCTGGAAGGCGCCGCAGGCGGCGGGAGTCATCCACACCGACTTCGAGAAGGGCTTCATCAAGGCCGAGGTCATCTCGTTCGACGACCTGATCGAGGCGGGGTCGGTTCTCGATGCCCGGGCCAAGGGCAAGGCACGCCTGGAGGGCAAGGACTACGTCATGCAGGACGGCGACGTGGTGGAGTTCCGCTTCAACGTCTGA
- a CDS encoding isochorismatase family protein yields MTKALFIVDVQNDFTEGGALAVEGGDAVAERISAHLAEHADEYALIVASRDWHDAESDNGGHFHPEPDFVDTWPIHCVSGTAGAEYDPGLDTSAVTHHVKKGQGVPAYSLYEGTTDDGRRVSELLEEHHVLDVDVVGIATDHCVRASALDAIEHGRRVRILTALVAGVSAEASERALAELAHAGAEIVAGEGPQPSA; encoded by the coding sequence ATGACCAAGGCCCTGTTCATCGTCGACGTTCAGAACGACTTCACCGAGGGAGGCGCGCTCGCCGTGGAGGGCGGAGACGCGGTCGCGGAGCGGATCAGCGCCCACCTCGCGGAGCATGCGGACGAGTATGCGCTCATCGTGGCGTCCCGGGACTGGCACGATGCCGAGAGCGACAACGGCGGCCACTTCCACCCCGAACCGGACTTCGTGGACACGTGGCCGATCCACTGCGTCTCCGGAACGGCGGGCGCCGAGTACGACCCGGGCCTGGACACGTCGGCCGTGACCCATCACGTCAAGAAGGGGCAGGGCGTGCCCGCCTACTCCCTCTACGAGGGCACGACGGATGACGGGCGCCGTGTCTCGGAGCTGCTGGAGGAGCACCACGTCCTCGACGTCGACGTCGTCGGGATCGCGACCGATCACTGCGTTCGCGCCTCCGCCCTCGATGCGATCGAGCACGGCCGTCGGGTGCGGATCCTCACCGCCCTCGTCGCGGGGGTCTCCGCGGAGGCCAGCGAGCGCGCCCTCGCGGAGCTGGCTCATGCGGGGGCGGAGATCGTCGCGGGTGAGGGGCCTCAGCCCTCGGCGTGA
- a CDS encoding arsenate reductase ArsC — translation MTDKPTVLFVCVHNAGRSQMAAGYLRALAGDDVEVLSAGSAPKDRINPIAVEAMAEEGIDIAGHAPKVLTVEAVEVSDVVITMGCGDACPIFPGKRYEDWELDDPAGQGIESVRPIRDEIRRRIEALIGELLPETPRA, via the coding sequence ATGACCGACAAGCCCACCGTTCTCTTCGTCTGCGTCCACAACGCCGGACGCTCGCAGATGGCCGCCGGATACCTGCGCGCGCTCGCCGGCGACGACGTCGAGGTGCTCTCGGCCGGCTCGGCGCCGAAGGACCGGATCAACCCGATCGCCGTGGAGGCGATGGCGGAGGAAGGCATCGACATCGCGGGGCACGCCCCGAAGGTGCTGACGGTCGAGGCAGTCGAGGTATCGGATGTCGTGATCACGATGGGATGCGGCGACGCCTGCCCGATCTTCCCCGGCAAGCGCTACGAGGACTGGGAGCTGGACGACCCGGCGGGACAGGGCATCGAGTCCGTCCGCCCGATCCGCGACGAGATCCGCCGCCGCATCGAAGCGCTGATCGGCGAGCTGCTCCCCGAGACGCCCCGCGCATGA